From one Caldithrix abyssi DSM 13497 genomic stretch:
- a CDS encoding acyl-CoA carboxylase subunit beta, with protein MSIERKILELKEKQEIARLGGGPKSIEKQHAKGKLTARERIDLLLDENSFEEIDMFRISTDKNFGDVERKVFGDGIVTGYGTIHGRLVFVYSFDFTVYGGSLSQVVAEKVVKIQEMAVKNGAPIIGINDSGGARIQEGVDSLAGYTSIFLNNVLHSGVVPQISAVVGPAAGGAVYSPALTDFIFMVRNTSFMFLTGPKIVKTVNHEDVTADELGGADVHATKSGLTHFTFDDEHALFAAIRELMNYLPNNNMEEPIILSTDDPPERVDERLNYIVPDNPHKPYDMKEVIAMVLDDGKFMEVQELYAPNIVVGFGRLNGRSVGVVANQPKHLAGVIDSNASVKAARFVRFCDAFNIPIITFEDVPGFMPGTVQEYNGIIRHGAKLLYAYAEATVPKITVITRKAYGGAFCVMNSKHLRGDMIYAWPTAEIAVMGPEGASEIIYAKEIKNAPDPQAALQEKIKEYREKFANPYVAAGRGMIDEVIEPKITRYKLIKALEMLKNKRDENPPKKHGNIPL; from the coding sequence ATGAGTATTGAACGAAAAATTCTGGAGCTAAAAGAAAAACAGGAGATCGCCCGACTGGGCGGCGGTCCTAAATCTATTGAAAAACAACACGCCAAGGGCAAACTTACGGCGCGCGAGCGGATCGATCTGCTGCTGGATGAAAACAGCTTTGAAGAGATTGATATGTTTCGCATTTCTACGGATAAGAATTTTGGCGATGTGGAACGCAAGGTTTTTGGCGACGGTATTGTTACCGGATACGGCACCATTCACGGAAGGCTGGTATTCGTCTATTCTTTTGATTTTACGGTGTACGGCGGCTCGCTTTCTCAGGTGGTGGCCGAAAAGGTGGTCAAAATTCAGGAGATGGCTGTCAAAAACGGAGCGCCCATCATCGGCATTAACGATTCCGGCGGCGCGCGTATCCAGGAAGGAGTCGATTCTCTGGCCGGCTACACCAGCATCTTTTTGAACAATGTTCTGCATTCGGGCGTGGTGCCGCAAATCAGCGCGGTGGTCGGTCCGGCTGCCGGCGGCGCGGTTTATTCGCCCGCTTTAACCGATTTTATTTTTATGGTACGCAATACGTCCTTTATGTTTTTAACCGGCCCCAAAATCGTTAAAACCGTCAACCACGAAGATGTAACCGCCGACGAGTTGGGCGGCGCCGACGTGCATGCCACCAAAAGCGGGTTGACTCATTTTACCTTTGACGACGAGCACGCTCTTTTTGCGGCAATTCGTGAATTAATGAACTACTTACCCAATAACAATATGGAAGAACCGATCATCCTCTCCACCGACGATCCGCCGGAACGTGTGGATGAGCGGCTGAATTACATTGTGCCCGACAATCCACACAAACCCTACGATATGAAAGAGGTGATTGCCATGGTGCTGGATGACGGGAAGTTTATGGAGGTGCAGGAATTGTATGCGCCTAATATAGTCGTGGGGTTTGGTAGATTAAACGGTCGTTCGGTGGGTGTGGTGGCCAATCAACCAAAGCATCTGGCCGGCGTGATCGACAGCAACGCATCCGTTAAGGCGGCGCGTTTTGTGCGCTTTTGCGATGCCTTTAACATTCCGATCATCACCTTTGAGGACGTGCCGGGTTTTATGCCGGGAACGGTTCAGGAGTACAACGGCATTATTCGCCACGGAGCCAAATTGCTTTACGCCTACGCCGAAGCGACCGTACCCAAAATAACGGTCATTACGCGCAAGGCGTACGGCGGCGCATTTTGCGTAATGAACTCCAAGCATTTGCGCGGCGACATGATCTATGCCTGGCCCACGGCCGAGATCGCTGTCATGGGGCCGGAAGGCGCCAGCGAAATCATTTACGCCAAAGAGATCAAAAATGCGCCGGACCCGCAGGCTGCTTTACAGGAGAAGATTAAGGAATATCGCGAAAAGTTTGCCAATCCTTACGTGGCAGCCGGTCGGGGAATGATCGACGAAGTGATTGAACCAAAAATCACGCGCTACAAATTGATCAAGGCGCTGGAAATGCTTAAAAACAAACGGGATGAAAATCCCCCTAAAAAACACGGCAACATCCCCCTGTAG
- a CDS encoding OadG family protein, protein MNADSLKTVADTLFQAKASSAAWGWANVTANHGLSITWSGLLVVFLGLSLIALTISAFNGVSLLAQKWKALKEEKEDAVVKQPATDGPTIPEDHLIAITTAVELYRRLHLDPIRTKVTFVRGEMHTPWKTGFKYGQRIVPGKKS, encoded by the coding sequence ATGAATGCGGATAGTTTAAAAACAGTAGCCGATACGCTATTCCAGGCCAAAGCAAGTTCCGCCGCCTGGGGCTGGGCAAATGTGACGGCCAATCACGGCCTTTCTATCACCTGGAGCGGCCTGCTGGTCGTTTTTTTGGGATTGAGCCTTATCGCTCTGACCATTTCGGCTTTTAACGGCGTTTCGCTTCTGGCGCAAAAATGGAAGGCGCTAAAAGAAGAAAAAGAGGACGCGGTGGTTAAACAGCCGGCGACCGACGGGCCAACCATTCCCGAAGATCATTTGATTGCGATTACCACGGCTGTGGAATTGTACAGAAGGCTGCATCTGGATCCGATTCGCACCAAAGTAACCTTTGTGCGCGGAGAGATGCACACGCCATGGAAAACAGGATTTAAATATGGACAACGTATTGTACCGGGGAAAAAATCATGA
- a CDS encoding biotin/lipoyl-containing protein: MNEKEITLEINGREYRVKIHRFSADVAEISVDDQMYRVGLKDLGVEEVAYVKPTPAPRGPQATAPKTSLTAKPEPALHRPAVVSDGSAIKSPLPGLILKILVKEGDIVKAGQPVMIIEAMKMENEVNATADGMVIDIRYKEGDSVNQGDTLILLKPVEA, from the coding sequence ATGAACGAAAAAGAAATAACTCTGGAAATAAACGGTAGAGAATACCGCGTAAAAATCCACCGCTTTTCTGCAGATGTTGCGGAGATCAGCGTGGACGACCAAATGTACCGCGTGGGGCTAAAAGACTTAGGCGTGGAAGAGGTGGCTTATGTTAAGCCAACGCCTGCGCCGCGTGGCCCGCAGGCAACAGCGCCCAAAACATCGCTAACCGCCAAACCGGAACCGGCTCTCCATCGGCCGGCGGTTGTTTCGGATGGCAGCGCCATTAAATCGCCGCTGCCTGGCCTGATTTTAAAAATACTGGTCAAAGAAGGCGATATCGTTAAAGCCGGCCAGCCGGTGATGATCATCGAAGCCATGAAGATGGAGAATGAAGTCAATGCAACAGCGGATGGCATGGTGATCGATATTCGCTACAAGGAAGGCGATTCGGTTAATCAGGGCGATACCTTGATTCTGCTAAAACCGGTGGAGGCTTAG
- a CDS encoding sodium ion-translocating decarboxylase subunit beta, which yields MHILEKMVMNTGFANLTAGNIVMIVVGCIAIYLAIVKKYEPLLLLPIGFGVIVGNIPYNPALPLGVYDTVANGASQNSVLSYIYWGVQSGVLPPMIFLGIGALTDFSSLISSPKSVLLGAAAQIGIFGTFVGALFLGFDALESASIGIIGGADGPTSIFLSSQLAPHLLGPIAIAAYSYMALVPVIQPPIMKLLITEKEARIRMKAPRAVSKTEKILFPIVTVIVAALIAPGSLTLVGMLMLGNLLKESGVTDRLARSVGNALLDICTVLLSFAVGASTQASVFLTPKSLGIFALGLTSFMIATAGGLLFAKFMNLFLKEKINPLIGAAGVSAVPDSARVVQHYALKYDKDNHLLMHAMAPNVSGVIGSAIAAGVFIALFQ from the coding sequence ATGCACATTCTGGAAAAAATGGTAATGAATACGGGCTTTGCCAATCTCACGGCAGGCAATATTGTGATGATTGTGGTTGGGTGTATTGCCATTTACCTGGCCATTGTTAAAAAATATGAACCGCTTTTACTGCTGCCCATTGGCTTTGGCGTTATTGTGGGAAATATCCCTTATAACCCGGCTCTGCCGCTGGGCGTTTACGACACGGTGGCCAATGGGGCCAGCCAGAACAGCGTGTTAAGTTACATTTACTGGGGCGTTCAGTCCGGCGTTTTACCGCCCATGATATTTTTAGGAATTGGCGCTCTTACCGACTTCTCATCTTTGATTTCCAGTCCTAAATCCGTGTTATTGGGCGCGGCAGCCCAGATAGGTATTTTCGGGACCTTTGTGGGCGCTCTGTTTTTAGGATTCGATGCTCTGGAATCGGCGTCTATTGGTATCATTGGCGGCGCGGACGGGCCAACATCCATTTTTCTCTCTTCTCAATTGGCGCCTCATTTGTTAGGCCCTATCGCCATTGCAGCTTATTCGTACATGGCTCTGGTGCCGGTCATTCAGCCGCCTATTATGAAATTATTGATCACCGAGAAAGAGGCGCGTATCCGCATGAAAGCGCCGCGTGCGGTTTCTAAGACGGAAAAAATTCTCTTTCCTATTGTTACGGTTATTGTGGCGGCTTTAATAGCGCCGGGTTCGCTGACCCTGGTGGGCATGTTAATGCTGGGCAACCTGTTAAAAGAAAGCGGTGTAACCGATCGGCTGGCGCGCTCGGTGGGCAACGCGCTGCTGGATATTTGTACGGTGCTGCTGTCTTTTGCAGTAGGGGCAAGCACCCAGGCCAGCGTGTTTTTAACGCCCAAATCGCTGGGCATTTTTGCTCTGGGATTGACCTCATTCATGATTGCCACGGCAGGCGGTTTGCTGTTTGCCAAGTTTATGAATCTGTTTTTAAAAGAGAAGATCAATCCGTTAATCGGAGCGGCCGGGGTTTCTGCCGTGCCCGATTCGGCGCGCGTGGTGCAGCATTACGCTTTGAAGTACGACAAAGACAACCATTTGCTCATGCACGCCATGGCGCCCAATGTTTCGGGCGTAATTGGTTCGGCCATTGCCGCCGGCGTATTTATTGCGCTGTTTCAGTAG
- a CDS encoding pyridoxal phosphate-dependent aminotransferase, with amino-acid sequence MKILSNRGQAMPPSPIRKLAPFADQAKERGLHVYHLNIGQPDIKTPETFLQSIKNFNQPVLAYGPSAGLPSLRKKLAEYYNRFDINVTYENILVTTGGSEAIIFAMMAICDPGDEIIVPEPFYTNYNGFAVEAGVKIVPITSKIEDDFQLPPIESIAEKITDRTRGILICNPNNPTGYVYSRQELENLREIVLKHDLFLLSDEVYREFVYDGLTHTSILQLEGIEDRTIMMDSVSKRYSACGARIGMIVSKNQEVIEACLRFGQARLCPPTIEQIGTEAGIDTPQEYLDEVIAEYNERRNVMVNMLRQMPGVVAPMPKGAFYLVVKLPVDDADKFAQWLLTDFNVDNETVMIAPANGFYSTPGLGKDEVRIAYVLNVDDIKKSMNILARGLQAYPGRTI; translated from the coding sequence ATGAAAATTTTATCCAATCGCGGTCAGGCAATGCCACCTTCGCCCATTCGTAAGCTGGCGCCGTTCGCCGATCAGGCCAAAGAACGCGGCCTTCACGTGTACCATCTGAATATCGGACAGCCTGACATCAAAACCCCGGAAACCTTTTTACAATCCATTAAAAATTTTAACCAGCCGGTTTTAGCTTATGGCCCTTCGGCCGGTTTACCTTCTTTGCGGAAAAAGTTAGCAGAGTATTACAATCGGTTCGACATTAACGTAACTTACGAAAACATTCTGGTTACCACCGGCGGCAGCGAGGCCATTATCTTTGCCATGATGGCCATTTGTGATCCGGGCGATGAAATCATCGTTCCTGAGCCCTTTTACACCAACTACAACGGTTTTGCCGTGGAAGCCGGGGTAAAGATTGTGCCCATCACCTCGAAAATCGAAGATGATTTCCAGCTGCCGCCCATTGAATCCATTGCCGAAAAGATCACCGATCGCACGCGCGGTATTTTGATCTGTAATCCGAACAATCCCACCGGCTACGTTTATTCGCGCCAGGAACTGGAAAATCTGAGAGAGATCGTATTAAAGCACGACCTGTTTTTACTTTCCGACGAAGTTTACCGGGAATTTGTTTACGATGGTTTAACCCACACCTCCATCTTGCAGCTGGAAGGCATCGAGGATCGTACGATCATGATGGACAGCGTTTCCAAACGCTATTCGGCCTGTGGGGCGCGGATCGGGATGATCGTCTCTAAAAATCAGGAAGTGATTGAGGCCTGTCTGCGTTTTGGTCAGGCGCGACTTTGTCCGCCCACCATTGAACAAATTGGCACGGAAGCCGGTATCGATACCCCGCAGGAATACCTTGACGAAGTGATTGCCGAGTACAACGAACGGCGTAACGTGATGGTAAATATGCTGCGTCAAATGCCCGGCGTGGTGGCGCCCATGCCTAAAGGCGCGTTTTACCTGGTGGTAAAATTACCGGTGGATGACGCCGATAAATTTGCTCAATGGCTGTTGACCGATTTTAATGTGGACAACGAAACCGTAATGATTGCCCCGGCCAACGGTTTTTACTCAACCCCGGGACTGGGAAAGGACGAAGTGCGTATTGCCTATGTGCTTAACGTGGATGACATTAAAAAATCCATGAACATTCTGGCCCGTGGTTTGCAAGCGTACCCGGGCAGAACAATTTAA
- the cyaB gene encoding class IV adenylate cyclase, whose amino-acid sequence MSKNIEIKAHFDDLEEGRRKAQAIGARFFGKDHQVDTYFNVERGRLKLRASSLSGNFLIPYFRPDKYTAREADYLLLPVKDSASARDLLSRMFGIWLVVEKEREIYLWENVRIHLDRVKGLGNFLEFEAVVDDEHSIETCQEQVQWFLKHFEIDRSNLIGESYSDLLQKQAEK is encoded by the coding sequence ATGAGCAAAAATATTGAGATTAAAGCCCATTTTGATGATCTTGAAGAAGGGCGACGAAAGGCGCAGGCGATCGGAGCCAGGTTTTTCGGAAAAGATCATCAGGTGGACACCTATTTTAACGTAGAACGCGGTCGGTTAAAATTGCGCGCTTCTTCGCTTTCCGGGAATTTTTTAATCCCCTATTTTCGTCCTGATAAATATACCGCCAGAGAAGCCGATTATCTTTTACTGCCGGTTAAAGATTCCGCTTCTGCCAGGGATTTGCTGAGCCGCATGTTTGGTATATGGCTGGTGGTGGAAAAAGAAAGAGAGATTTATCTTTGGGAAAATGTACGCATTCATCTGGATCGCGTAAAAGGTCTCGGAAACTTTTTAGAATTTGAAGCCGTTGTAGATGATGAACATTCGATCGAAACCTGTCAGGAACAGGTGCAATGGTTTCTTAAACACTTTGAAATAGACAGGTCTAATTTGATCGGGGAATCCTATTCGGATTTGCTACAAAAGCAGGCGGAAAAATAA
- a CDS encoding TerB family tellurite resistance protein, translated as MIKFLEKLISKEAHSKDIDEQDLKVATAGLFIEMVYADFDVHPEEEKQLFKALHTLFNLSGTEVQQLIDEARETREERHDIWRFASVLKDHLSREQRLKILTNLWQIVYADGRIDKYEDALMRKITNLLGLDHSDMIETKLAVKNRFEE; from the coding sequence ATGATAAAATTTCTTGAGAAACTTATTTCAAAAGAGGCTCATTCAAAAGATATCGATGAACAGGATTTAAAGGTGGCCACGGCCGGTTTGTTCATCGAAATGGTTTACGCCGACTTCGACGTCCATCCCGAAGAAGAGAAGCAGCTTTTCAAGGCGCTACATACTTTGTTCAACCTCTCTGGCACAGAAGTTCAGCAATTAATCGATGAAGCCAGAGAAACGCGGGAAGAGCGGCACGACATCTGGCGTTTTGCCTCGGTGTTGAAAGACCATTTGAGCCGGGAACAGCGGTTAAAAATTTTGACCAATCTCTGGCAGATTGTTTATGCCGACGGACGAATCGATAAATACGAAGACGCGCTGATGCGTAAGATTACCAATCTTTTGGGGTTGGATCATTCGGACATGATCGAGACGAAATTGGCGGTTAAAAATCGCTTTGAAGAATAA
- a CDS encoding DUF1841 family protein: MEYNPLVAPHPEEWLELDEMERNTLVREYHERAGVKLPDQTMHATFHVIVENQLAEGLPDVVEALERLQNEGLDRHEAIHAIGSVLLEHIWKTVHAPDEFTETESYLKALRKLTKKSWLKKMKK, translated from the coding sequence ATGGAGTATAACCCATTAGTAGCCCCGCATCCGGAGGAGTGGCTTGAACTGGATGAAATGGAAAGAAACACCCTGGTGCGGGAGTATCATGAACGGGCCGGCGTTAAATTGCCGGATCAGACCATGCACGCAACCTTTCATGTTATTGTTGAAAATCAACTGGCCGAAGGTTTGCCAGATGTGGTCGAAGCGCTGGAGAGATTGCAAAACGAGGGCCTGGATCGACACGAAGCCATTCATGCCATTGGGTCGGTTCTCCTGGAGCATATATGGAAAACGGTCCATGCTCCGGATGAATTTACAGAGACGGAGTCCTATTTAAAAGCGCTGAGAAAGCTAACAAAAAAATCCTGGCTTAAAAAAATG